From a single Adhaeribacter swui genomic region:
- a CDS encoding winged helix-turn-helix transcriptional regulator, whose translation MTKIKEASTNQSNKNTALFACPVTFTLTKIGGRWKPLIIYNLLDGPKRYSELRKQIPAITEKMLIQHLKELEADQLISRHALAVVPPHVEYRLTPAGQELGPAMNEMANWGFKYREPGL comes from the coding sequence ATGACGAAAATCAAAGAAGCTTCCACAAACCAGAGTAATAAAAACACGGCCTTGTTTGCCTGTCCGGTAACTTTTACGCTTACTAAAATAGGTGGGCGCTGGAAACCATTAATTATTTATAACTTACTCGATGGCCCGAAGCGCTACAGCGAATTACGAAAACAGATACCCGCTATTACCGAGAAAATGTTGATTCAGCATTTAAAAGAATTAGAGGCAGATCAACTCATCAGCCGGCATGCTTTGGCAGTGGTGCCGCCGCACGTCGAATACCGCTTAACTCCCGCGGGGCAGGAACTGGGACCGGCCATGAACGAAATGGCTAACTGGGGTTTTAAATACCGCGAGCCCGGTTTATAA
- a CDS encoding iron chaperone produces MKATATSPIAPDVDAYLQAFPEAVKLTLENVRQVIRATAPLAQEVISYQVPGYKYLGPVVYFAGYKNHCSLFVINKEILKIFASELRGFKTAGATIHFTFQKPLPNDLIRRIVQLRLQENEELDALKKLTAKNKIRKASI; encoded by the coding sequence ATGAAAGCAACTGCTACTTCCCCCATTGCCCCCGATGTAGACGCGTATTTACAGGCTTTTCCGGAAGCGGTAAAATTAACACTAGAAAACGTGAGGCAAGTTATTCGGGCAACGGCTCCGCTGGCCCAAGAAGTAATCAGCTACCAGGTTCCTGGTTATAAGTACCTGGGGCCAGTCGTTTACTTTGCCGGTTATAAAAATCATTGCTCATTGTTCGTGATAAATAAAGAAATTTTAAAAATTTTTGCTTCGGAGTTACGGGGCTTTAAAACAGCGGGTGCTACCATTCATTTTACTTTTCAAAAACCTTTACCCAACGATCTGATCCGGCGAATTGTGCAATTACGCTTGCAGGAAAACGAAGAACTGGATGCTTTAAAAAAGCTAACAGCAAAGAATAAAATCAGGAAAGCTTCGATTTAG
- a CDS encoding DUF6515 family protein, translating into MKEVFHSGISWNNFFKDSSGFMLGLALLGSVAWPQSGLAQRPDRQNHPNTYRPDREANRNNNSNRDRDYSPNRNNQNNRNNNPSRNNNRDRNDHPTYVRPDRNRNSAYNPDYYRNRDLAYNNHRSSRPYPPVYYPAPNRYRSPNWYYRNLPRYGYVVPVVPRTGVTIAFGGVYFHYDNGVYYRPDRGRYVVVPAPIGLRTRFIPDGHSRFFINYEPYYYYYGTYYRLYNGYYEVVKPPVGALVESIPDGYEQVVIDGETYYLVDGVQYKPVLHNNEIWYEVLKVD; encoded by the coding sequence ATGAAAGAGGTATTTCATTCAGGTATTTCCTGGAACAATTTTTTTAAAGACAGCTCCGGTTTTATGCTGGGTTTGGCTTTGCTGGGCAGCGTGGCCTGGCCGCAATCGGGTTTAGCGCAACGCCCCGACCGGCAAAATCACCCGAATACCTACCGCCCGGATCGGGAAGCTAACCGAAACAATAACTCGAACCGGGATAGAGATTATAGTCCTAACCGGAATAATCAAAATAACCGAAATAATAACCCGTCGCGGAATAACAATCGCGACCGGAATGACCACCCAACCTACGTTCGGCCGGATAGAAACCGCAATTCTGCTTATAACCCGGACTACTACCGGAACCGGGATTTAGCTTACAATAATCACCGAAGCTCCCGGCCATACCCGCCGGTATATTACCCCGCACCTAATCGCTACCGCAGCCCAAATTGGTATTACCGCAACTTACCCCGCTACGGCTACGTGGTACCGGTAGTACCCAGAACCGGCGTTACCATTGCGTTTGGCGGCGTCTATTTTCATTACGATAACGGGGTTTATTACCGCCCGGATCGGGGCCGGTATGTGGTGGTGCCTGCCCCCATTGGCTTGCGCACCCGGTTTATTCCCGACGGGCACTCCCGGTTCTTTATCAACTACGAACCGTATTATTATTACTACGGCACGTATTACCGGCTGTATAACGGCTACTACGAAGTGGTAAAACCGCCCGTGGGCGCCTTAGTCGAAAGCATACCCGATGGCTACGAGCAAGTAGTAATCGATGGCGAAACGTATTACCTGGTGGATGGTGTGCAGTACAAACCGGTTTTGCACAACAACGAAATCTGGTACGAAGTGCTTAAAGTAGACTAA
- a CDS encoding VOC family protein, protein MEQATNSPQKITPFLWFDNQAEEAMHFYTSIFKNSKINSVVRNGAGGVLTASFTLNGQDFVALNGGPLYKFTEAISFVVNCETQDEIDSMWEQLSAGGEPGRCGWLKDKYGLSWQVVPPVLPKLLQHPDPEKSIRVMQAMMQMSKIDIPALIRAAEAEPAKTT, encoded by the coding sequence ATGGAACAAGCCACAAACAGCCCACAGAAAATTACCCCTTTTTTATGGTTCGATAACCAGGCCGAAGAGGCCATGCATTTTTATACTTCTATTTTTAAAAATTCGAAAATAAACAGTGTGGTGCGCAATGGTGCGGGAGGTGTATTAACAGCGTCTTTTACTTTAAACGGCCAGGACTTTGTGGCTTTAAACGGCGGCCCCCTATACAAATTTACGGAAGCCATATCGTTTGTGGTGAACTGCGAAACCCAGGACGAAATTGATAGCATGTGGGAGCAACTCTCGGCTGGGGGCGAACCCGGCAGATGCGGCTGGCTGAAAGATAAATACGGTTTATCGTGGCAAGTAGTGCCACCGGTGTTACCCAAACTGCTGCAGCACCCCGACCCGGAAAAATCGATCCGCGTGATGCAAGCCATGATGCAAATGAGTAAAATTGATATACCCGCTTTAATCCGGGCCGCCGAAGCAGAACCGGCTAAAACAACATAA
- a CDS encoding 3-keto-disaccharide hydrolase: protein MKKIAALLSAFWLCLVVGLSSFQPKEDWENLLDKDLSKWEMYLSYRHKPGYKGEQPKDADGVAIEPIGYNKNTSNVFTMTEEKGKPVLRISGEIYGCVFTKQEYENYHLKLKVKWGDKKWEPRTQLLKDSGVLYHSIGESGKDYWRSWMLGQEFQIMEGHMGDYWTIANSAIDIRAFIPEGDMNTVASAKQPFLPLGRGTNLSGFCLRSEDHESPNGEWTDIELICYQDKSLHIVNGHVVMVLQNSRYVEDGKQIPLTKGKLQLQSEAAEVFYKDVKIKKLPELPKKYAAYFAK from the coding sequence ATGAAAAAAATAGCCGCGCTTCTATCTGCTTTTTGGCTTTGTCTCGTGGTAGGTTTAAGTTCTTTTCAGCCCAAAGAAGATTGGGAAAACTTACTCGACAAAGATTTAAGTAAGTGGGAAATGTATTTGAGTTACCGTCACAAACCGGGTTATAAAGGCGAACAGCCCAAAGATGCCGATGGCGTAGCTATTGAGCCAATTGGCTACAACAAAAACACCAGCAATGTATTTACCATGACCGAAGAAAAAGGCAAGCCGGTTTTGCGGATCAGTGGCGAAATTTATGGCTGCGTGTTTACCAAGCAAGAGTACGAAAACTACCATTTAAAACTAAAAGTAAAATGGGGAGATAAAAAGTGGGAGCCCCGCACCCAATTACTCAAAGACTCCGGGGTATTGTATCATTCTATTGGTGAAAGCGGCAAAGATTATTGGCGCTCCTGGATGCTGGGGCAGGAATTCCAGATTATGGAAGGCCACATGGGCGATTACTGGACGATTGCTAATTCCGCCATTGATATTCGGGCCTTTATTCCGGAAGGCGACATGAACACGGTGGCAAGCGCCAAGCAGCCTTTTTTACCTTTGGGCCGGGGCACTAACCTAAGCGGTTTTTGCCTGCGCAGCGAAGATCACGAAAGCCCTAACGGCGAGTGGACCGATATTGAATTAATTTGCTACCAGGATAAAAGTTTGCACATTGTAAACGGCCACGTGGTAATGGTGCTGCAAAATTCGCGGTACGTGGAGGATGGGAAACAAATTCCGTTAACCAAAGGCAAACTGCAACTGCAAAGCGAAGCCGCCGAAGTATTCTACAAAGACGTAAAAATTAAAAAACTGCCGGAATTGCCTAAAAAGTACGCGGCGTATTTTGCTAAGTAA
- a CDS encoding TIM barrel protein yields MYNRRTFLKTTGALAVAGLLPGLGKANALLANLAAKYPPIGIQTYTLNFLWNSPDVDTKAVLKQIADMGIKELETATGTASGLYYGHKAKEFGTMVKDNGMTWIANHYGGLPRNRTAAPPTAANGAVGAIATPPTNANRPTPPGGPRTNLADNLQQIVDEAAEGGCSWVVCSSSAESTMDEIKRTTEIFAKAGEAARKNKMRFAYHNHQSEFDKVDGISAYDYILTQTNKNEVFMELDLAWAFMAKMDPVAMFKQYPNRFPLWHVKDIDPNTKRPCPLGAGQFDFKRVYENSKLSGVQHTFIEQDGAKTIDDPASSVKWLKSSIYKA; encoded by the coding sequence ATGTATAACAGACGTACTTTTTTAAAAACGACCGGTGCTTTGGCCGTTGCCGGCCTGCTACCTGGCCTGGGCAAAGCCAATGCTTTGCTGGCTAACCTGGCAGCTAAATACCCGCCCATTGGTATACAAACCTATACCTTAAACTTTTTGTGGAACAGCCCCGATGTAGATACCAAAGCGGTATTAAAGCAAATTGCCGACATGGGGATTAAAGAACTGGAAACGGCCACCGGTACCGCTAGCGGCCTGTACTACGGGCACAAAGCCAAGGAATTTGGTACGATGGTAAAAGACAACGGCATGACCTGGATCGCCAACCACTACGGCGGCTTGCCCCGCAACCGGACCGCTGCCCCACCTACAGCGGCTAATGGTGCCGTAGGAGCTATTGCTACGCCACCCACGAACGCCAACCGTCCAACGCCTCCCGGTGGTCCGCGCACCAACCTGGCCGATAATCTGCAGCAAATTGTAGACGAAGCTGCCGAAGGAGGTTGCTCCTGGGTTGTTTGTTCCAGCTCCGCCGAATCTACCATGGACGAGATTAAACGAACCACCGAAATATTTGCCAAAGCCGGCGAAGCGGCTCGCAAAAACAAAATGCGGTTTGCCTACCACAATCACCAATCGGAGTTCGACAAAGTAGATGGCATAAGTGCGTATGATTATATTTTAACGCAAACCAACAAGAACGAGGTATTTATGGAACTGGACCTGGCCTGGGCTTTTATGGCCAAAATGGACCCGGTAGCCATGTTTAAACAATACCCTAACCGTTTTCCCTTGTGGCACGTGAAAGACATTGACCCGAATACCAAACGACCCTGCCCGCTCGGGGCCGGCCAGTTTGATTTTAAACGGGTGTATGAAAATTCGAAATTATCCGGTGTGCAACACACCTTTATTGAACAAGATGGCGCTAAAACCATAGACGACCCCGCCAGCAGCGTAAAGTGGCTGAAAAGCAGTATTTATAAGGCTTAA
- a CDS encoding ThuA domain-containing protein, with the protein MNKLKLLLFFVVLQLGIAFNSQAQKQFKVLLVTTTKGWHHESVHAGVLALQQLGARNFFDVVLWEDPNGFTDKYLEQFKAVVFLNTTGDIFDEKQQKVLERFVQSGKGFVGIHSASDTEYEWPWYTKMVGRMFHIHPTIQTAKLKILDPKFPGLQGFADDKLWTEEYYEFGPEKTTGLNYILSVDETSYNPKVEWGPRKGEGMGKVHPLAWYHNYDGGRAFYTALGHLPTNFSEPAFLNHLLAGIFWAATGKK; encoded by the coding sequence ATGAACAAATTAAAACTTCTACTCTTTTTCGTAGTGCTTCAGTTAGGCATTGCTTTTAACAGCCAGGCGCAAAAACAATTTAAGGTATTACTGGTAACCACTACCAAAGGCTGGCACCACGAGTCGGTGCACGCGGGCGTATTGGCTTTGCAGCAACTGGGTGCGCGTAACTTTTTTGATGTGGTTTTGTGGGAAGACCCGAACGGATTTACGGATAAGTACCTGGAGCAATTTAAGGCCGTGGTGTTTTTAAATACCACCGGCGATATTTTCGACGAAAAGCAACAAAAAGTACTCGAGCGTTTTGTGCAATCCGGTAAAGGCTTTGTGGGCATTCACAGTGCTTCAGACACGGAGTACGAGTGGCCTTGGTACACCAAAATGGTAGGCCGCATGTTTCATATTCACCCCACCATTCAAACGGCTAAATTAAAAATCCTCGATCCTAAATTCCCGGGTTTGCAGGGCTTTGCCGATGATAAACTCTGGACGGAAGAATACTATGAATTTGGCCCGGAAAAAACTACTGGCTTGAATTACATCTTAAGCGTTGACGAAACCTCGTATAATCCTAAAGTGGAGTGGGGCCCGCGCAAAGGCGAAGGCATGGGTAAAGTGCACCCGCTAGCCTGGTACCACAATTACGACGGTGGCCGGGCTTTTTATACGGCTTTGGGGCACTTGCCTACTAACTTCAGCGAACCGGCTTTCTTAAACCATTTACTAGCGGGTATTTTTTGGGCGGCTACGGGTAAGAAATAA
- a CDS encoding N-acetylmuramoyl-L-alanine amidase — protein sequence MKKQLIRAGFLLLAAGFGACASNPYATTNKSYKKQVKAFARSLRQVPVNTPGADSLLMGDLWVGTTNFNIRKPNYVVIHHTAQSSAAQTLQTFTQPRTQVSAHYVIDRNGKIYHMLNDYLRAWHAGAGKWGNNTDINSSSVGIELDNNGAEPFAEPQITSLIKLLATLKKTHNIPTANFIGHSDIAPTRKNDPNATFPWQLLAQHGFGLWYDALLPLPVSDSTALLLAPVLPDSAASATAVTTIPVLPADSLLNAPGVPANFNALEALRIIGYDITDPASAIKAFKLHFIQTEVNAILTPFDQQVLYNLYRKYL from the coding sequence ATGAAGAAACAATTAATCCGGGCAGGGTTTTTACTCTTGGCTGCTGGTTTTGGTGCTTGTGCCTCCAACCCTTACGCTACCACTAATAAGTCTTATAAAAAGCAAGTAAAAGCATTCGCCCGCAGTTTGCGTCAGGTGCCGGTAAATACCCCGGGTGCCGATAGCTTACTAATGGGCGATTTGTGGGTCGGAACCACTAACTTTAACATCCGTAAGCCCAACTACGTGGTTATTCACCATACGGCCCAGAGTTCTGCGGCTCAAACGCTGCAAACCTTTACCCAGCCCCGAACCCAGGTAAGCGCGCACTATGTCATTGATCGCAACGGCAAGATATACCACATGCTCAACGATTATTTACGGGCCTGGCACGCCGGCGCCGGCAAATGGGGCAATAACACCGATATTAACTCTTCGTCGGTGGGTATTGAACTGGATAACAACGGCGCCGAACCTTTTGCCGAACCGCAAATTACCAGTCTTATAAAATTATTAGCTACCCTGAAGAAAACCCACAACATTCCGACGGCTAATTTCATTGGCCACTCGGATATTGCGCCCACCCGCAAAAACGACCCGAACGCAACTTTTCCCTGGCAATTATTGGCGCAACATGGTTTTGGTTTATGGTACGATGCCTTACTCCCATTGCCAGTTTCCGACTCCACGGCCCTGCTGCTTGCCCCCGTTTTACCCGACTCAGCGGCTAGTGCTACTGCGGTAACTACTATCCCGGTTTTGCCGGCCGATAGTTTGCTAAATGCTCCCGGGGTTCCGGCTAATTTTAATGCCTTGGAGGCGTTACGGATTATCGGGTACGATATCACAGACCCGGCGTCAGCCATCAAAGCTTTTAAGCTGCATTTTATCCAGACCGAGGTAAACGCTATTTTAACCCCCTTCGATCAACAAGTGCTGTATAACCTCTACCGGAAGTACTTATAG
- a CDS encoding glycoside hydrolase family 5 protein codes for MRLSVTLNGYWAKLPLVIWLCYGIGLFFFCGLVQAKTKTGSTTPFVIKRGTNISHWLSQSTRVGAERKAFFTEKDVANIAALGFDHIRLPIDEMQMWNEAGQKEPEAFALLHDALKWCQKYKLKTVVDLHILRSHYFNATEKPLFTQVAAQERFYQCWRDLSGELIKYPITQVAYELMNEPVADDPEDWNKIVDKAIAVIRAKEPRRIIVVGSNRWQSHEEFDKLRIPANDKNLLLSFHYYLPFLLTHYQASWTKIAAYKGPVHYPGRTVTDEELAALPADMVSLITDNEKSRIKTVYNAAKFQEDFQKPLDFARKHGLKLYCGEWGALNTAPKADRLRWYQDMVTVLEKNNIAWANWDYKGGGFGFTNAQGENHQPEMIKILTGKDVTAK; via the coding sequence ATGCGACTATCTGTAACTTTAAACGGGTATTGGGCTAAGCTGCCACTAGTAATTTGGTTATGCTACGGCATAGGTTTGTTTTTCTTTTGCGGTCTGGTTCAAGCAAAGACCAAAACGGGAAGTACTACGCCCTTTGTTATTAAACGGGGTACCAATATCAGCCATTGGCTGTCGCAAAGTACGCGGGTAGGGGCCGAACGAAAAGCTTTTTTCACGGAAAAAGACGTGGCCAATATTGCGGCTCTGGGCTTTGATCATATCCGGTTACCTATCGACGAAATGCAAATGTGGAACGAAGCCGGCCAAAAAGAGCCCGAAGCTTTTGCTTTGTTGCACGATGCCTTAAAGTGGTGCCAGAAATACAAACTTAAAACCGTAGTGGATTTGCACATTCTGCGGTCGCATTACTTTAACGCCACCGAAAAACCTCTTTTCACGCAGGTAGCGGCCCAGGAACGTTTTTACCAGTGTTGGCGCGATTTATCAGGAGAGTTAATAAAATATCCGATTACCCAGGTTGCTTACGAGCTCATGAACGAACCTGTAGCCGATGATCCGGAAGATTGGAACAAAATTGTGGATAAAGCCATTGCGGTTATCCGGGCGAAAGAACCCCGCCGGATTATTGTGGTAGGCTCTAACCGCTGGCAATCGCACGAAGAATTTGATAAATTACGTATACCCGCCAACGATAAAAATCTGTTATTAAGCTTTCATTATTACCTGCCTTTTTTGCTTACCCACTACCAGGCCAGTTGGACTAAAATTGCTGCCTACAAAGGACCGGTGCATTATCCGGGCCGCACGGTTACCGACGAAGAACTGGCCGCGCTACCCGCCGACATGGTTAGCCTGATTACAGATAACGAAAAGAGCCGGATTAAAACGGTATATAACGCCGCTAAATTTCAGGAAGATTTTCAAAAGCCCCTGGATTTTGCCCGTAAGCACGGTTTAAAGTTGTACTGTGGTGAATGGGGCGCGTTAAATACCGCTCCCAAAGCCGACCGGTTGCGCTGGTACCAGGACATGGTAACGGTGCTGGAAAAAAATAATATTGCCTGGGCTAACTGGGATTACAAAGGCGGCGGCTTCGGCTTCACGAATGCGCAAGGAGAAAACCACCAACCCGAAATGATTAAGATTTTAACGGGTAAAGACGTAACAGCAAAATAA
- a CDS encoding DUF808 domain-containing protein: MPSGLLALLDDIGALVKVSAASLDDVPTQVAKTTGKVSGIVIDDTAVTPKYVVGLDPAREIAIIWQIAKKSVINKVVFLAPAALLLGFFAPWAIQPILMLGGAYLCFEGYEKVHSIFSPHEEAHATEAESAKVITPEELEKERVTSAVRTDIILSSEIMAIAYSQVADQPLATQIIVLLAVAVFITAAVYGFVGVIVKADDFGVHLAKENHSPGVRNLGRGIVKFMPHFLKILGYVGTAAMLWVGFEIITHGVPFLHHLVENIEHALASVPPIAWLVKALACAIGGIILGFIIEKFVSLVRKIFKK, from the coding sequence ATGCCTTCTGGACTACTTGCTTTATTAGATGATATTGGTGCCCTGGTAAAAGTTAGCGCCGCCAGCCTCGACGATGTTCCGACACAGGTAGCAAAAACCACCGGTAAGGTTTCCGGCATCGTGATTGATGATACGGCCGTTACGCCCAAGTACGTAGTGGGCCTCGATCCCGCCCGGGAAATCGCTATTATCTGGCAAATCGCTAAAAAATCGGTTATTAACAAAGTGGTATTCCTGGCGCCGGCAGCCTTATTGCTGGGTTTTTTCGCGCCCTGGGCTATTCAACCTATTTTAATGCTGGGGGGCGCTTACCTGTGTTTCGAAGGCTACGAGAAAGTGCATTCGATATTTAGCCCCCACGAAGAGGCGCACGCCACCGAAGCTGAATCAGCCAAGGTAATTACCCCCGAAGAACTGGAAAAAGAAAGGGTTACCAGCGCCGTACGCACCGACATTATTTTGTCTTCCGAAATTATGGCTATTGCCTACAGCCAGGTAGCCGACCAGCCTTTAGCCACCCAAATAATCGTGTTGTTAGCCGTAGCCGTTTTTATTACCGCTGCCGTGTATGGGTTTGTGGGTGTTATAGTAAAAGCCGATGATTTTGGGGTGCACTTGGCCAAAGAAAACCACTCTCCTGGGGTACGCAATTTGGGGCGCGGTATTGTTAAGTTTATGCCCCATTTTTTAAAAATTTTAGGTTATGTGGGCACCGCCGCCATGTTGTGGGTAGGCTTTGAAATTATTACGCACGGGGTACCGTTCCTGCACCACCTGGTAGAAAATATCGAACATGCGCTGGCAAGTGTTCCGCCTATTGCCTGGTTAGTAAAAGCCCTTGCCTGCGCCATTGGCGGTATTATCCTGGGCTTTATCATTGAAAAATTTGTGAGCCTGGTACGCAAAATTTTTAAAAAATAA
- a CDS encoding alpha/beta hydrolase, producing the protein MNRIETPVVEQERSRELLIQNKDTTLFTRFYPNKDKETIILLHGGPGVPEGLSFITKYLQAHYQIIDFHQRGTRQSPTKSNDFSLESYVSDVNCLADYFKLEQFHLFGHSWGGLYAQVYAQQHPERLLSMFLCSPATGTGKQWKDTMLEIADYNKNKSSYTEWVAMQAESGLGLLGSDKAYQKFYSQALRNFSRGFTEAYTEKFALDCIKAKAINQTVKAILKYPLLPEKIIPEYKLTIAYGARDIYGKSKRCVMRRYPTIPIIFIPGSGHIPWSHNMEVFVNILREHYGV; encoded by the coding sequence TTGAATAGAATAGAAACGCCCGTGGTAGAACAAGAACGCTCCAGAGAATTGCTGATTCAGAATAAGGATACTACTTTATTTACTCGTTTTTACCCGAATAAAGACAAAGAAACCATTATTTTATTGCACGGGGGCCCCGGCGTGCCCGAAGGCTTAAGCTTTATCACGAAATATTTACAAGCGCATTACCAAATCATCGACTTTCACCAGCGGGGCACACGCCAATCACCCACCAAATCAAACGATTTTTCGCTGGAAAGTTACGTGTCGGATGTTAATTGTTTGGCCGATTATTTTAAACTAGAGCAATTTCATTTATTTGGGCATTCGTGGGGCGGCTTGTACGCCCAGGTTTATGCCCAACAGCACCCGGAACGGTTGTTAAGTATGTTTTTATGCAGTCCCGCTACCGGTACCGGCAAACAGTGGAAAGACACCATGCTGGAAATTGCCGATTACAACAAAAATAAAAGCAGCTATACCGAATGGGTAGCCATGCAAGCAGAGTCGGGGCTGGGCTTGTTGGGTAGCGATAAAGCGTACCAGAAGTTTTACAGCCAGGCGCTGCGTAATTTTAGCCGGGGCTTTACCGAAGCCTACACCGAAAAGTTTGCCTTGGATTGCATTAAAGCCAAAGCCATTAACCAAACTGTTAAAGCTATTTTAAAATATCCTTTGCTGCCCGAAAAAATTATTCCGGAATATAAGTTAACCATTGCCTACGGCGCCCGCGATATTTATGGCAAAAGTAAAAGATGCGTAATGCGGCGTTATCCCACCATTCCCATTATTTTTATTCCGGGTAGCGGGCATATTCCGTGGTCGCATAACATGGAAGTTTTTGTTAATATTCTGCGGGAGCACTACGGGGTTTAA
- a CDS encoding NmrA family NAD(P)-binding protein gives MKYVVTGSLGHISKPLAQQLIQAGHQVTIISSNADKTADIEKLGATAAIGSVDDTAFLTKTFTNADAVYTMVPPFFSNGGWLEHIVQVGKNYAEAIREAEVKYVVNLSSIGAHMPEGCGPVSGIYYVEQALNELENVNVIHLRPGYFYYNFLNNAGMVKHLGIIGGNFGADTQLALADTSDIAEAAAEELLNLKFTGKSIRYVVSDERTTHEIAAVLGNAVGKPDLHWVDFSDEDTKAAMIQNGLPEEMAKHYTDMGAALRSGEMAAEYQQQKPITLSKTKLESFAPAFAQAYNNA, from the coding sequence ATGAAATACGTTGTAACCGGTTCTTTAGGACACATCAGCAAACCATTGGCTCAGCAATTAATTCAGGCCGGCCACCAGGTAACCATTATCAGCAGCAATGCCGACAAAACCGCTGACATCGAAAAATTAGGCGCTACCGCCGCTATCGGCTCCGTAGATGACACTGCTTTTTTAACTAAAACCTTTACCAACGCCGATGCGGTTTATACCATGGTGCCCCCGTTTTTTAGCAACGGTGGCTGGTTGGAACACATTGTTCAGGTAGGTAAAAATTATGCCGAAGCCATCCGGGAAGCGGAAGTAAAATACGTGGTAAACCTGAGCAGCATTGGTGCGCACATGCCCGAAGGTTGTGGCCCGGTAAGTGGCATCTATTACGTAGAGCAAGCTTTAAATGAGCTGGAAAACGTGAACGTAATACATTTGCGCCCCGGTTATTTTTACTACAACTTTTTAAACAATGCCGGCATGGTAAAGCACCTGGGCATTATTGGCGGTAACTTTGGTGCCGATACACAATTGGCTTTGGCAGATACCAGCGATATTGCCGAAGCTGCTGCCGAAGAACTGTTAAATTTAAAATTTACCGGCAAAAGCATCCGCTACGTGGTGTCCGACGAACGCACTACGCACGAAATTGCCGCTGTTCTGGGAAATGCGGTAGGTAAACCCGACTTGCACTGGGTCGATTTTTCGGATGAAGACACCAAAGCCGCCATGATCCAAAACGGCTTACCCGAAGAAATGGCTAAACATTACACCGATATGGGCGCCGCCTTGCGCAGCGGCGAAATGGCGGCGGAATACCAACAACAAAAACCCATTACTTTAAGCAAAACCAAACTTGAATCTTTTGCTCCCGCATTTGCCCAGGCTTATAACAATGCTTAA